The DNA sequence TGAGCAAGTAATTCCTCATAAATCACGAGCAGCATTAGCCTAATTCAGCAAGTGCCCTTGTGTGCATCTATGAAAGtcactgaaagcagggacttgatcAGATGCTGGCAAACCCGTGTCCATGGCAGTTTATTCACAATCGCCAAGAAGTGGAAGTGACCCACGTCTCCagtgacagatgaatggataagcaaaaacATGTCTATttgtatacaaaatattattcttccttCTAAAACAGGAACTTCTGACGCATGCCTCCAAATGGAAGGACCTTCAGGACtctgtgctaagtgaaatcagccagtcacaaaaagatcaATTCTGTGCGATTCCACTTCCTTGAGtggaagtagaaacagaagtAGAGCGGTGGTCCCCAGGAAGTCGGGGATGGGAAGACTCAGGGAACTGTAGTTGATGGGGGTGGAGTTTCGGTTTTGCAAGATAAGAAAGCTctggagatctgttgcacaacattGAGAATATACtcaataccactgaactgtactcttaaaaatagttaagatctatattatatgttatgtgttttttccacaattaaaatattaaaaaaaaccaaataatgtattttattcctttaatggACAAAGTAGGAAAACCTTATGCAAAATTATCTGACAAACTTTAATACCAATTTATGATTAAAATTCTCAGCAATCCGGAAATAGCAGGGTACGGTGTACAGTCCGAGGATGGGATCTGCAATATCCCACTTTGACTGAAAGACTGAGAACTTTGTGGCCTAGGATTGGAAACAAGGCAAGAGTGGCTGCTGTCACCAGTTCTAGTAAACATGCTGTAGCCTCTTCCCAGTgcaataaaaagaggaaaagaaattagaGCTATTCAGATCTTAGAGAAGGAGGTAAACCTGTTTTTATTCACAGGAAACATGATTGAGTGCAGACAAAATCCACAGTTATCCACAAAGAAGCTACTAAAtcaataaatgactgaatgaGGAGGTAGCATATTGGTTCAAACTAAAAATTTCTTTTGGATATCTATATGTTAGGCACGgacaagtagaaataaaatattttaaaaaagagtttacaGTAACCTTATGAacaggaaataaatttaacaaatgcaTGTAAGAcctttatttgataaatataaaatattgctgagacAAAAGGAGACCTAGATAATACATATGTCCTAAAGACATacatgtttacacacacacacacccccacatgCAACGTTCATGGAGGGGAAGACAACATTCTTAAGATCCCAGTTTTCTCCAAATTGATCcataaattcaatgtaatttcaAACAAATTTTCGGGAAGAGCTTTCGTAAAAATAATCAAGTTGATTTtgaaacatatatagaaaatcaaaGAACTAGAATGTGCTAACAATGGTGAAAATCGCCCCTCAATCCATTTAAGGAGACGCCCTGAATCCCCTGTCCTGTCTCCCAGGACCCCCACTGCCTCCACAGCCCCGACTGACACGGCAGGGACAAGTTCTCCACATCCAGGGGCAGGAGCTGTTTCCCCACAGAGCCTGATGGCTCCCAGGGGTGGCCACTCCCCGCTGGCTGTCCTCATTCCCTGTCCCTGAGCACAGACTCCCAGCAGAGGGGTCTGCGAGAGCAAAGCCCTGAGCCAGGGCAGAGTGGCAGGTTccgggacagggaggggagggagggccaggcacAGGGACAGCTGTCTAGAGATCAGTGTCAGAGGCTGGGGCAGCGGTGACCAAGGGGACACTGGTCCCTCTGTCACCTCCTACAGCCCCAGTGCTGAGAACCTGCCAGCACCTCTGCTGGGTGCTCACCCTGCTCCGGGCGCTGCGCTGTGTGGTCTGCGCCATCCCacctctcctcacccctcccaccgaGTCCTGGCCGCAGCCCTCACCCCAGCGTCGCCAGGACTTGAACTCAGCCCGGGGGGgagcagccccagcctctgcctgggcAGCCCCAGCACAGGGTCCTCCCGGTGACCTGTTCAGCGCCCTGCGGGACGGTGAGGGCAGCACTGGGTCTGCCACACTCGcctgcttctctcttccccagAGAGGACCCGACCCTGTGTGTctgaaggaatgaatgacagTGAGGGCAGCCTGGGTCTGCCACACTCGcctgcttctctcttccccagAGAGGACCCGTCCCTGTTGTCTGGAGGAACCAGTGACACAGTGGGCGCAGGGAAGGCGGCCTCCCTCCCGCTACTACAGGAAACAGAAATATCACTTGAGGACTCAGAAAGGTTAACATTTAAGATGACAAATGCCGACACTATGCAAGCAATAAACAAAAGACAGTTGGTGGCACTTTCCTAATATTGATGAATGAGTCCCAAGGCAAAGTGCTTCAGCACCGACGATGAAAGGAAACTTTATAAAGATCAAAGTTTTAACCATCAGAATaagaaacaaattctaaataTGTGTGCATCTACTCATGGAGCTTTGAAACACACAAAACACCCATATTCACAGAGTCCCAGCTGCTGTCGTGAGGGGCTCCAGGTGCCGGGAGACCTCATGTTTCCCCAGCTGGACGGTGACTCCATGAGGACAGCGCCCGGGTCTGCTGTGCTGACCCCCATGTGCAGAGAGGGGACGGCCACACGTGgctgcaggaggggaggaggctgctgccCACCCCGCCTGGGCCTCCACCAAGGCCAtgtccctcagccccaccccagaccccccAAACTGTGACTCCGGGGACCCGCCAGATGGGACCCATTATGACCTTCCAGAAAATGTCCCCTGAGTGGAAGGACTTTGATAGGGAGGCAGGGGATGTGGTTGGGGGCTGCATGGGGTGGGAACTTGGGTGACTGTCACCCGTCTGGGCACAGGGTCCCCAGGAGTGGATGTCGGTGGTGACAATTGATCTCTAagtcctgccctggccctgacAGTGTCAGCCTGTGACGTTCCTCCGCTGAGGAGGGTCACGGTTCTGACCTCGCCCCCATCTTCCTGTGGGGCCTCCTCTAAGTCCTGCAGCTCTCAGTTCCCGAGAGAAGAACCCCGAGGAGCAGACTGTCCCCGGCGTCCCTGGCACCTGAGACCCGACATGCTGCTGCTACTGGCCCTGCTTTGGGGGACggcgggggtggagggatggggagggtaCAGGCTGCAAGTGCAGAGTGTGGTGACGGTGCAGGAGGGCCTGTGTGTCCGTGTGCCCtgctccttcccctgccctctgTACCACTGGAGGGACTCTGACCCTATTCATGGCTACTGGTTCCGGGAAGGGGCCAGTGTGGAGAGGGATGCTCCCGTGGTCACAAACAACCCAGCTAGGAAAGTGCAGGAGGAGACCCGGGGCCGATTCCACCTCTTAGGGGATCTTAGGAGGAATGACTGCTCCCTGAGCATCAGAGACGCCACAATGAGGGTCGAGGGGTCATACTTTTTTCGGGTGGAGCGTGGATTGATGAAATGGAACTATGAACAAAACAAGCTGGTTGTGCAGGTGACAGGTAAGGCTCCGGCTCCAGGAGTGTCCAGAGGGGGAGGTGGTGGGCGctgcagggcggggcagggctgggaccccgtgctgggaggggctgggggtgaagCCTGTGGGGCTCAGGGCAGGAGCTGGACCAGAGCCTGAGTCCTCTCAGGGCCCCACGTTGGACCCTCCCTCCTGACCCTGCgtgtccccctctcctccccagccctgacccacACGCCCGACATCCTCCTCCCGGAGACCCTGGAGTGTGGCCGCCCCAGCACCCtgacctgctctgtgccctgggcctgTGAGCAGGGGACGCGCCCCCATATCTCCTGGGAGGGGGCTTCCgtggctccccagggccccaccatCGGCCGCTCCTCAGTGCTCACCCTCGTCCCTCAGCCCCAGGACCACGGCACCAGCCTCACCTGCCAGGTGACCTTGCCTGGGGCCGGTGTGACCACGACGAGGACCGTCCATCTCAACGTGTCCTGTGAGAGCTGGGCTGGGAATCCTGGGGTCCTGCTGGGGTCCCCAGTCCAGCGGTTGGGGTCAGGGCTGCACACGGGGTGCTGGGACCTGGGTCTTATTGGGGAATGTTAGGAGGATGCTgggttccccctccccccttacgtggctcctggggacagaggcagcGTCCACCCAGCCCTCAGCAGTGACTTAGGGCTGCCATGTGTGTCTGCCCCAGACTCTCCTCAGAACCTGACCGTGACTGTCTTCCATGGAAACGGCTCAGGTAGGACGGGCCCTCCCTGGGCTGTGGGAGCTGGGCCTCTTCAGTCAGGGCAGGTGCGTCCTTCTCATCCTGGACTCACCTGGTCACCTGAGACCTCCTTCTGGTGACCCAGGGCCCCTTCCTCCCCTAAGACACCTTCTCACCCCCTCGGCCCACAAGGACAGGGTGACAGTCACACAGCAGAACTGGCCTCCAAGACCCTTGTCATTCGTCTCCTGAACACTCCTTCAGCCTtgtctgttttttcccccaagtgtTTACCTAATTCT is a window from the Microcebus murinus isolate Inina unplaced genomic scaffold, M.murinus_Inina_mat1.0 scaf044_hap2_Mmur4.0, whole genome shotgun sequence genome containing:
- the LOC105865531 gene encoding sialic acid-binding Ig-like lectin 8, which gives rise to MLLLLALLWGTAGVEGWGGYRLQVQSVVTVQEGLCVRVPCSFPCPLYHWRDSDPIHGYWFREGASVERDAPVVTNNPARKVQEETRGRFHLLGDLRRNDCSLSIRDATMRVEGSYFFRVERGLMKWNYEQNKLVVQVTALTHTPDILLPETLECGRPSTLTCSVPWACEQGTRPHISWEGASVAPQGPTIGRSSVLTLVPQPQDHGTSLTCQVTLPGAGVTTTRTVHLNVSYSPQNLTVTVFHGNGSEVTGLGNGSSVSVLEGQSLRLVCAVNSNPPARITWTWGRLTLNPSQPLGPGVLELPRVHLRDEGEFTCQAQNPLGSQHVSLSLSLQTEDPGTVQPVSGGTLGAVWGAGATVLVFLSFCVIFIIVRSRRRKAARAAA